The DNA segment GAGTCAAAGATCTGCGTCATTCCGACTTTTCTGCCAAGAAGACAATTCAATTAAACTCACTCCTTACGTTAGGAATCAGAACTTCCTCGCTCCCCCACCAGGATCGAGGAGGGGCGGCTACCCCGTCGAAAGACCAAGCTGCCAGAGTTCTAGACCTTTATTTCTATGTCCACGCCCGCAGGAAGCTCGAGCTTTGTCAGCGCCTCAAGAGTCTGCGGCGTAGAGCGGACGATATCAATGAGCCTCTTATGAACTCTTATCTCAAACTGCTCTCTGGATTTTTTGTCAACATGGGGGGAGCGAAGTACCGTGTACACCGTCCTCTTGGTCGGAAGCGGTATGGGACCGGCG comes from the Candidatus Eisenbacteria bacterium genome and includes:
- the rpsJ gene encoding 30S ribosomal protein S10, whose amino-acid sequence is MTTTAQTQRIRIRLKSYDHAMLDFSSEEIVRTAKRTGAKVAGPIPLPTKRTVYTVLRSPHVDKKSREQFEIRVHKRLIDIVRSTPQTLEALTKLELPAGVDIEIKV